A genome region from Nicotiana tabacum cultivar K326 chromosome 13, ASM71507v2, whole genome shotgun sequence includes the following:
- the LOC107772412 gene encoding fatty acid amide hydrolase-like: MASSSKNSSSLKKKSTDDAAPPMAKLCFPLLKSPKLIPNIKLAKYGEWFNDCSDDIRVCCSQALAKLYNSYGWKTIEVTVPEIEVMRLAHYVTIGSECNNSIARELEKLNKEELGWDARVALSVYGSFSSQEYLNAQRIRNRQLQIHKRIFSKADVIVTPTTGVTAYTIQKDARETGELDYINGDSVVYANNAMEPWIELEDHYE, translated from the exons ATGGCCTCCTCCTCCAAGAACTCAAgttctctaaaaaaaaaaagcaccGATGATGCTGCCCCTCCTATG GCAAAACTATGTTTCCCTCTGCTGAAGTCACCAAAGCTTATACCTAATATCAAATTGGCCAAATATGGGGag tgGTTTAATGACTGCAGTGATGACATAAGAGTTTGTTGTTCTCAAGCTTTAGCAAAATTGTACAACAGTTATGGCTGGAAG ACTATAGAAGTTACCGTACCTGAGATAGAGGTTATGCGCTTGGCACATTATGTGACAATTGGATCTGAATGCAATAACTCAATTGCTCGTGAACTAGAAAAGCT GAATAAGGAAGAATTAGGATGGGATGCTAGGGTTGCACTTTCTGTGTATGGTTCCTTTAGTAGCCAGGAGTACTTGAATGCCCAGAGAATTAG AAATCGGCAGCTTCAGATTCACAAAAGAATATTTTCCAAGGCAGATGTCATCGTTACACCAACAACAGG GGTTACTGCTTACACCATACAAAAGGATGCTCGGGAGACCGGGGAACTCGACTACATAAATGGAG ATAGTGTGGTATATGCAAACAATGCCATGGAGCCATGGATAGAGTTAGAAGATCACTATGAGTAA